Within the Pseudorasbora parva isolate DD20220531a chromosome 20, ASM2467924v1, whole genome shotgun sequence genome, the region CCTCTGAGGGCTGTCCTCTCCGGGGAGAAGCGGCTGAGGCCGTTTTCTCTGCAGAGCCCTCTGGAAATCGATGTGGGAATCCCGCCGTCAAtgacgcttcgggccacatcaGTTTCCAGCGTACACGCGCTACCTCGTCCTCCCCGAGGGGTTTCGGGCAGGCAGCGATggcgttcgcacaccgaaaatcgtCCACGACCTCTCCCTGCCGGGAAGCCTCTTCAGGGGGTCGAGAACGGTATTCAAAGAACACCCGAggtcagcctcgagaggctgattcccttGGTAGATTTTTTCCAGGCGTGGCTACACCTGTCGAATGTGTCGCCATGGGTCCTGCGCACTGTAGAAAaggggtacagactgcagtttggCCACAGCCCACCAAGATTCAGTGGGGTGGTCTGGACTGCAGTGGTCCCAGAGCGGGCTCGAGTTATGGAACAGGAAGTACACTCCCTGCTGGTAAAGGAGGCCATTGAAAGTATTCCTCCACCAGAAAGGGAGTCGGGGTTCTACAGctggtactttatagttcccaaaAAGGACGGGGATCTGCGTCCgattttagatctgaggtatttgaaccggtctctgaggaggttcaggttcaagatgctaaCAATATCTATTATCGTGAATCAGATtcggtccgaggactggtttgtCATGATAGATCTGAAAGACGCATACTTCCACATTTCCATCAGTCCTtctcacaggaagttcctgaggttcgctttcgggggcgaagcatTCCAATATTGGGTTCTTCCATTCGGCCTAGCTCTCTCCCCTCGCAAGTTCaccaagtgcatggatgcagttCTGGCTCCGCAGAGTCTCTAGGGCATCCGcgtactgaactatatcgacgactggttcATTTTGGCCTAGTCTCGAGAGATGGcagttcggcatcgagatgtcgtccTTGGCCGTATTCAGAGCTTGGGGTTGAGACTCAACACGAAGAAGAGCGTGTTGACGCTCTCCCAGAGGACCACGTTCCTGGGAGTGGTATGGGAGTCGACGACGATGCGGGCACATATGTCTCCCGCGCGCATCGAGTCCATACGGGTGATGGTCTCCAGCATAAAGCTAGGCCGCAACATCACTAAAGCAGTTTCAAAGACTGCTGGGGCTCATGGCAGCGGCATCCAAGgtaataccttttggcctgctgtacatgaggcccctgcagtggtggctgaaagccaaggggttttccccaaAGGGAGATCtattccgtatgatcagggttacgcgcagatgccttcgttccctataaatatggaagaaaccttggtttctgtcccaaagGCCAGTGTTGCCTTCACCTTTGGCCTTGAGGGCGCATTCCACAAGGGGCATGGCCTCTTCTCGGGCCCTTCACATGGGGGTCCCGCTTCAGGAGATCTGTTAGGCAGCCGGCTGGGCTACCCCACACACTTTCATTAGGTTTTATAGTCTGCATCTTCCTGCAACGCCAGGCACTAGGGTGCTCTCGTCCTAAGTGTGCCTGGGTTCCAGCTTCACACTAGGGCAGGCATGGGTCgttgtggcatagtgggtactcgttccccaaaagAGTCGTTTCACGGCACTGTGGGAGTTCCCTCGagaagggaacgtctcgggttatgtctTTAActcttgttccctgagagggaacgagacactgcgtcgccATGCCACGCCTGGGAGTGATTTGCTTCATCGCGAAAAGCTAGTGCTATTGTGATGCAGCGTCcctttatacttccgggtatgccgtcacttactacgtcatgacgtagcaccAATCAGGATCGGTCTTGGtttcattcatgcttcagaTGCGTCACGctgtgtctcgttccctctcagggaacaagggttatagacataacccgagacgttttggtccatattttgtttttgttggtgCCTTTAATctcactctttaaactcccaaataaaacaattttgtttttttccacttccatGGTGATCAGCACGATGGGCGCATCTCagtcatctcactagttcagtagtcagggcactgataagggagtcagcccattaacttatgtcctaatcagtgccctgactagtggactagtaaaATGATTGTGATGTGCCCGATCTCCACGGAGAAGTTTCACTTcttttgccgtcttccgtgtgttcatggcgtaaaatgagggcgtgggggaggcggagacttaaatatataggggcgtgttattctaatgacgatcgttttcagccacggcatttatcaagggcaagtattgcgtacacctggattgcagaggtgcacacagcttcataaatcaagcggtgagaggagtgtaagcataatcttataccaacatatacgcccgtttctatgcaagattgataaatgagggccactgaATCTGTCCTACTAAAATAAGGCAAGAACCTGGAGTAATATGATCCGCGGAGCAGGGTGTTTTGAGGATTTGACATTGTAATAGAAAATAAACTTTTGAATTTCTGTCAGGACCACACTGACAATTAACGTATAATTTGGATTGGCAATAGCTTCTGTTCTGGGAACTCCCTGTGCATCCTCCCTGAGCAAGAACTCCCTGTGCATCCTTCTGATAATACTGAAGGAGCTTATATATGTATGCTGTGATAGACATTGTATTCCTGTAGTTAAAGATGATCAGCTACTaacgtgacctgccagaactaaCACTGTATGCTTGATATGTTTTAGATGTTTGATATGTCAATTCTATGTTTTAGAATTGTTATTGTAACGAAGTTCGTagattggaaggaaggaggcgggaaggAGGCGAACGtttcacaaactttattcaaaataaattaacaaaacgaaagtaaaaccgtgGGCAGCCCTTCACGGACTGACTGCCCGCAAAtacccacaaaataaaaaaatgacacacTGGTAACATACACAATAACAatccgtccttcggatgagacgttaaaccgaggtcctgactctctgtggtcattaaaaatcccatggcacttctcgtaaaagagtagTGTTGAAAACAGACAACCCCGGTCCTGGCAAAATTCCcttgattggcccttaccaatcatggcctcctaataatccccatccactgaattggctctatcacactctctcctctccacctttcgctggtgtgtggtgagcgcactggcgccgttgtactgtggctgccgtcacatcatccgagtggatgctgcacactggtggtgtttgaggagagacccctgacatgagtgtgaagcgctttgggtgtacagtagtagatttgaaagcgctatataaatgcctcattcattcattcattcattcatacattATCACAGCAAGTCTAATCTCACTCTCACTCTGTTAGGATCCAACATTTGGGCAATACGTCACTAAACAGAACTAAATTTTGGATTGCATGGTGCTTTCTTTACTGTGTCAGTCAGAGTAAGTAATGTATTGAGATCTTTTCTTTGGCCTATTGTGCTTAATAACTCTCTTATCTCAAGCATGTACCACACTTAATTTTCTTGTTTATGCATGTTCTTTTtgtgaaacccgaaaccgcctTGTCTGCCTTGTGCGCTTGGAGAAAAAGCCACTGATACAGTCATACTACAATATAGACTGAGGAAAATATCTGCTAATCAGTTATGAAAAAGATATTCATTCACATGTTTGAACATAGTAAATGAGTGAATGCCAAACCTCAGTATGTTCAGTTGACAATGCAAACTCTTCAGTCCATCAAAGAGCAGTTTCACTCCTGAATCATTCAGGTGATTGCTACTCAGGTCTAACTCTCTCAGATGGGAGTTAGACGATTGTAGAGCTGAAGATACAGTTAAGCAGCATGTTTCATCAAGACCACAGCTGTCAAGTCTGCCAAAACAGAACATTTTCTTATTTTcagtgttttgcaataacacTTTATATTCTTTATAATCAGGACACCCAGATATTTCACACAGTATTTTGACATTCAGTTGTTTAGCAATGTAGAGTTAAACCTTTGTTAAACAGCAATCAGTGAAATTACTCACAGGGCTTTTCTGCAGCATCTCACAGCTGGAAGGAGTTTTGTGTAGTCGGCTTGTGATGATGTGAACCTCTTTGGGTTAAACTCATCCAGCACCTTCTCTGACATCAGCAGTACATAAGCCAGCACTGTGCACATTGAAGATGAGAGTTCTCTTCCTGGATTTGCATCTGAACTGAGGTATATCTGGATTTCCTCATATATTGAATGATCCTTTAGCTCAAGTAAGCAGTAGAATAGGTTGACTGAAGCTTCATCTGAGAtgtcttttttttgtaattgtttaaTGTGTCCAATTATATTTCTGATGCTCACACTGGTGTCTTTAGTCTTTGTGAACAGGCAATTGAGCAGATTTTGACTGGATTTCAGTGAAATTCCCATCAGAAACCGCAGGAATAGGTCCAGATGTCCTCTCTGACTCTGCATTGCTTTATCAGTGGCCCTCTTTATTAAGTCATGAAATGTGACATTTCTAAAGAAGAACCGAATATTTTGTATGACTGTAGTTTGTGAATCTTCAAAGAAAAACTGAAGCTCCTTCATGTTCTTGTTCAGGTAGCAGAGGAACACATGTACTGCAGCGAGGAACTCTTGAACACTCAGATGCACAAAGCAGAAAACCTTTTTTCCATGAATTCCATCTTCCTTCTTAAAGATCTCAGCAATCATTCCTGTAAGCTCAGTATCTTTACTTACATCGATACCACATGCTTTCAGATCTTTCTCATAGAACACACTGTTTTCCTTCTTCAGCTGTTCAAATGCTAGCTTGGCTAACTTCAATATAAGTGTTCTATTTGATTGCAAGTTCTTTGCACATTCTCTTTCTTCTTGTTCATTGTACTTCTGGTTCTTTATGTCCATCTGTGTCAACAGGAAGTGGATGTACATTTCAGTAAGCGTTGTGTTAATGTTCTCTGTATTGTTCTTGATATCCTTGAGAATATTCTGAAGTACTGTGGCCGTGATCCAGCAGAACACGGGAATATGGCACATGATGTAGAGACTACGAGATGTCTTAATGTGTGAGATGATTCTGGAGTACTGAGTCTCATCTGTGATTCTCTTTCTGAAATACTCTTCCTTCTGTTGGTCAGTGAATCCTCGCACCTCTGTGAACAAACCCACATACTGAGGAGGgatctgattggctgctgcTGGTCGTGAGGTCACCCAGACAAAAGCTGATGGAAGCAACTTCCCTTTGACCAGACTTGTAAACAGCACATCTACAGATGATCTTTTCTCAGCAGTGTTTAATGTTctgcttttaaaattcaaaggcAGACGACTCTCATCAAGTCCATCAAATATAAATGCTAGCTTGCATTTCTTATATAAATTTGATTTCTCCAGGTCCTCCAGTTCAGGATAAAATTCCAGCAGAAGCTCGTGGAGACTGAAATCTTCATTTGTCATTAAGTTAATCTCTCGGAATGGAAGCAAGAACACACAGtctatatcctgattggctGTTTCCTCTGCCCAGTCCAGGATGAATTTGTGCACAGAGACAGTTTTTCCGATGCCAGCAACACCTTTGGTCAGCACAATCTTTTCCTCATTGTTTTCCTTTAATAATGTGAATATATCATTGCATTGGATTAGTTTGtcctgtttttgtttgttcttgAACGCATCATCAATCTTCAAAATCTCATGTTCCTGATTGACATCTTTCATATCTCCCTCTGTGATGAACAGTTCTGTGTAAACAGCCTTGAGTTGTGCTTCATTTTCTTCCTTGCACTCAAAAATACGCTCTGCTTTCTTCTTCATGTTGGTTTTGTGAGTTACCAAGAATTTTTTCAGaattaaataatctgttatAAAATATCAATGTAAGTGAATAAAACAtgaggaaaaatgtattttattttttaaaaagaaatcatCTGATGATCTGAAAATTCATTCAACAtattgtaattagattactaTAGAAAGTATTACAGCCCCAAGGCCTCAGATATTCCATTTAATTCACTACATATTGATAAATATATTACTCTCATGGAAGGGAATACCCTTAAGCATTCAAATCCGAACACTCATTCAATCTAATTTATCATCTAATTTGTAAACTCTGTTCAGAGGACAGGGTTCAAGGAACAACTGGCAGTGAATGCTCTAGTTCTTGTTTGTGAAGTTTACTGGTCATTGCCAGTCAGTGGTCAGTGGTGTTGTCTGGTTAGTTCTGTTGATACAGCACATCACATCACAGTTAAACTCCTTTCTAATATCAACATATTCAGTGGGTGAAAATAAACAGACCAACACTAATAGACACTATAATAAACACTAAGAACCTGGCGCTCATATCTATTGTGTTGGTTGACACTGTTAAGATTGTACCTTGCTCTTCTGTGCGTTTCTCTGCCGTCTCTGGGATTGTTTGTGGCTCTATGAGGAGAgagaaaacatttgtgaaaaacATACAGatacacaaaagaaaataatgaAGCTAAAGCATGTCTGCCTATGTCTGCCTACACTTTGACCATAAAACGAACTGAGATTTAGTGGCCTCATACAGCCCTCCCTTTAATTCTCTTTCTGAGTGTAATATAAGTCACCATTCACTTCATTATATTCAGTCACCATAGAGAATATGTATGAGTGAATACATATTGGGGGATGGGGATGTCACTTTTTTCTATGAGAAGTATAAATTCTGTAAACTGCCCAATAAAGATTGAAGATTTGTAACTCTGTCCATGTGGTGATTCTTCCCTCAGCCACCCAGATGCAGACTGAGAGGGACTGAAGAGCAATCTTACTTGACTGATGATTAATGGAAATTTAATTCTTACAGGAACTTTAAAAGGAAACGGTTTCACAGTCACTGAGATTTATTTCACTTATCAAGCTATTAAATGCCTGCTACTAAGCAGTGTGTGTCAGTAAGCACAGCAGTGGTGGATAAAGTACTTGAAAGATATCTTACCAGAAAATGACTTTGGTAGAAGTTAAGGTCACTGTTTAGAATATAAGTAAAAGTTTTAAAGTGATCACATTTAAAGTGAATGTGATATTTATTGTACTTAAGTatgaaaagtattttttaatattaaacgtACTTAAGTAttgaaaataaaagtattttcaaGTACTTTTACATTAGAGCATTAACTAATGTAAGAAACAACTTTAATGATGGAGGACGGACTTCCGGCACCGAATGGAGTGAATGTGTTTTTGCATAGCTCTCCACGAGTGTTCTTAATTTTCTGTTAATATACCTTGTAGCCGCTAATATCACAAGTTTCTAAATTTGAACATCCTGAACCATGCCGACTAAGCACAAGAAAACAGACAAATCAAACATCGAAGAGCCTGGAAATACAGAAAATGTGCACGAGGATCCACCGGCTAATGCTAACCAAGCCAACGCTGAAACATCGGTGCCAACAAGTAAAGACATAATGGAAGCAATTGCGAAATTGTTCAGCACATTTGACAGAAAATTCGACGTCCTTTCATCCACTCTGTCAGAGCTGAATGTATCACTTGCGGGTATCTCCACCAGATTTTGAAGTGTTAAATTTGAACCCCACCTTGGaaaaatttttttatgtatGCCCCGGCATGAGTGGTGGGGTGTCAAACTTTTACAAAATATTGTTAGAAAATGTGGACAATAGCACACAGAAAATAAAACAAGACTGGGAAGAGGAAATGGGTTGTAATATCCAAGATAACATGTGAGATGAGTGCTTGAGAAATGTACATGCAGGTTCTGTGAATGTGAGACATCATTAGGTACAATTTAAGGTAATTCATAGGCTTCATTTTTCCAAATCAAAACTTCATAAAATCTAACCCACAATCTTTCCACTCTGTAATAAGTGTAAAATGTCAGAAGGCACCCTGTTTCATTCTTTGTGGTCATGCAGTAAAATCCAACCATTGTGGAGGTCTGTATTCCAAATTCTCTCTGAAGTATACTCTATTAATTTGGAACCTGAGCCTTGTATTGGACTTTTAGGAGCAGAGAATGTTTTGTGTAATAAGTATCCAACACAGGCCATTTCACTTTGTATGATGCTTGCAAAAAGACTAATTTTACAGATGTGGAAAGCAGATTCTGTCCCTACTTTTGAAATATGGGTCAGAGAATTGGGAAACATGTTGCATTTGGAAGAATTGAGATTTACACTAAAAGATAAACTATATGTGTTCGTTAAGATTTGGAGAATAAGACAGTTCCTAAAGGAGGACTTAACAAGATCTATGCATATTTAAAATTGTTGCCTTTCATTaggctaaaatattttgtatatcGACCCCGGCACTTGTgtgcaaaatgtattttgtatgaGCCCTAGATTTAACCTTCCACAATATTTGTATTAagatggggggtggggggggggggtgttctgAAGCTTTACTGTTTACTGTTCAA harbors:
- the LOC137049205 gene encoding NACHT, LRR and PYD domains-containing protein 12-like isoform X2, whose product is MASVDQHRDTLDELEEDKKVEMSSSAHTGVCVDLNAQTGATVNAPLLTGNTITGPVTISYNTAGNEPQTIPETAEKRTEEQDYLILKKFLVTHKTNMKKKAERIFECKEENEAQLKAVYTELFITEGDMKDVNQEHEILKIDDAFKNKQKQDKLIQCNDIFTLLKENNEEKIVLTKGVAGIGKTVSVHKFILDWAEETANQDIDCVFLLPFREINLMTNEDFSLHELLLEFYPELEDLEKSNLYKKCKLAFIFDGLDESRLPLNFKSRTLNTAEKRSSVDVLFTSLVKGKLLPSAFVWVTSRPAAANQIPPQYVGLFTEVRGFTDQQKEEYFRKRITDETQYSRIISHIKTSRSLYIMCHIPVFCWITATVLQNILKDIKNNTENINTTLTEMYIHFLLTQMDIKNQKYNEQEERECAKNLQSNRTLILKLAKLAFEQLKKENSVFYEKDLKACGIDVSKDTELTGMIAEIFKKEDGIHGKKVFCFVHLSVQEFLAAVHVFLCYLNKNMKELQFFFEDSQTTVIQNIRFFFRNVTFHDLIKRATDKAMQSQRGHLDLFLRFLMGISLKSSQNLLNCLFTKTKDTSVSIRNIIGHIKQLQKKDISDEASVNLFYCLLELKDHSIYEEIQIYLSSDANPGRELSSSMCTVLAYVLLMSEKVLDEFNPKRFTSSQADYTKLLPAVRCCRKALLDSCGLDETCCLTVSSALQSSNSHLRELDLSSNHLNDSGVKLLFDGLKSLHCQLNILRLCGCNLTAQSCESLSSALQSSNSVLRELDLSNNDMHDSGVKLLSDGLKSCKLEILRFSSCNLTTQSCESFSSILQSTNSWVLGELDLSKNDLHDSGMKLLSNGLKSCKLEILRFSRCKLTAQSCKSLSSVLQSPNSVLKELDLSNNDLRDSGVKLLFDGQKRNSKLEILRFSRCNLSAQSCESFSSVLQSSNSVLRELDLSNNDLQDSGLKLLSDGLKSCKLEILRFSRCNLTAQSCESFLSVLQSSNCVLRELDLSKNDLQDSGVKLLSQGLKRICKMEKLRFSRCNLTAQSCESFSSVLQTSNSVLRELDLSNNDLQDSGVKLLSDGLKINYKLEILRLSTCNLTAPSCESLSSVLQSSNSVLRELDLSNNELQNFGMKLLSDGLTSCKLEILRLSGCRVTGEGCRYLSSALRSNSSHLRELDLSYNHPGDSGVKQLSDTRNNPNYRLDKLNVDHGGENRIAAGVQKFFLLQF